The following proteins are co-located in the Deinococcus aerophilus genome:
- a CDS encoding AfsR/SARP family transcriptional regulator: MTVAWSFAVLGPPRLLRYGADVNLRSHKAIALLAILALDGPTPRETLASILWERDRHHARQSLRAVLSTLTQLLGDPPLLYAGRTILHPDLGAMSLDAHQLGTEDPDTFLSLWRGPFLSGVTIRDSPSWDDWQSRWEMHLTHSYLDRALALAGAALRNGRPADAAHLTERLLELDPFSAEGARLLLLAHEHAGHTAAARLFHEAFTHRYRAEYGEFPNLILQQQPLPVTASSPAPPAPTSFVGRRAERVRLLHLLRSPGCHLITLHGPGGIGKTRLALQVIQDLQTEPGGGEFHKVLFVALEHCAHASEVPACLAAAFGVPLANERDALQTLSQFLREGRTLVILDNYDDLLAFTPLLMQLARSCAGVTFLVTSRERLRVRDEHVIMVGGMDVPAPTALHEDFDRADVVRLFRSRASQVSPLVLTADTRPLIRRICLAVGGSPLGVELSAAWTGVLPLEALADELERDALHLDFPMVDLPGRHRSLARALEASWQRLNPEQQQVLARLTVFRGGFRWEAARVVAGATLNTLEELTAKALITLLPGGRSSFHPLVRAFAISKLAPDDAREWAVRHATHFRERLTLLNHEAGGAASPALVTLLREEEANIRAALQWLISQGAYADLALMAEPVLWSYPLMGRFQDGLAFCETLLPKLQEPPARQARASFMIGYAWLTLFTNDVPRALALGQEVLSVVADQEDPLLRLRALDGYGQACVRALMLTEGREVLRQAETIARELGDPTRLMRTLNNLGLASALLEAFDEARRCNGEAYALYTGGHVPPGMDVIWLLSSISVEWMLQNDLLASRTVLLEALGMIEALGVQGQEPIVSSVLGLVELELALQQREQPNLEVLKARVEQTLASSVISGELFARTLSRGVHGRLSLLDGLRRDGAVAVLTSLSEAWETRNLVVFTWLLPYGVLALKVAGDEVGAAALAAFMAQPASGSVWERSRSERESQMAWSGSPKSAQGSVRIGSASEAARRIQAVLTSLPTDEDQATH; encoded by the coding sequence ATGACGGTAGCCTGGTCCTTTGCTGTTCTCGGCCCCCCCCGCCTGCTTCGCTACGGCGCCGACGTGAATCTGCGTTCGCACAAGGCCATTGCCCTGCTCGCCATTCTTGCCCTTGATGGCCCCACCCCGCGTGAAACACTGGCCTCGATCCTGTGGGAACGCGACCGTCATCACGCCCGACAGAGCCTGCGCGCCGTCCTCAGCACCCTCACGCAGTTGCTCGGCGATCCTCCCCTCCTCTACGCCGGCCGGACCATCCTGCACCCTGATCTCGGTGCCATGAGTCTTGATGCCCATCAGCTGGGGACCGAGGATCCGGACACTTTCCTCTCGCTGTGGCGGGGCCCCTTTCTGTCGGGGGTAACCATTCGTGACAGTCCGTCCTGGGACGACTGGCAATCCCGCTGGGAGATGCACCTCACGCATTCTTATCTGGACCGGGCACTCGCTCTGGCTGGCGCAGCCCTGCGCAACGGTCGCCCGGCCGACGCGGCTCACCTGACCGAACGTCTTCTGGAACTCGATCCATTCTCGGCCGAAGGGGCACGCCTCCTCCTGCTGGCCCACGAACATGCCGGTCATACCGCCGCCGCCCGCCTGTTCCACGAGGCATTTACCCACCGCTACCGTGCCGAATACGGAGAGTTTCCCAACCTGATCCTCCAGCAACAACCGCTGCCGGTGACCGCCTCCTCGCCCGCTCCTCCCGCTCCCACCAGCTTTGTCGGAAGACGCGCCGAGCGCGTGCGGCTCCTTCATCTGCTGCGCTCTCCCGGATGCCACCTGATCACCCTGCACGGGCCGGGTGGAATCGGCAAGACCCGTCTGGCCCTTCAGGTGATTCAGGACCTTCAGACCGAGCCAGGCGGTGGAGAATTCCACAAGGTGCTGTTCGTGGCCCTCGAGCACTGCGCGCATGCCTCCGAGGTGCCCGCCTGCCTCGCCGCAGCGTTCGGAGTACCGCTGGCAAACGAACGCGACGCCCTTCAAACCTTGAGTCAGTTCCTGCGCGAGGGGCGTACGCTGGTCATTCTGGACAACTATGACGACCTGCTTGCCTTCACGCCCCTGCTGATGCAGCTTGCCAGGTCCTGTGCAGGCGTCACCTTTCTGGTGACTTCCCGTGAGCGCCTGCGTGTGCGGGACGAACACGTCATCATGGTCGGCGGCATGGACGTGCCCGCTCCCACGGCACTCCATGAAGACTTTGACCGCGCGGATGTGGTGAGGCTCTTTCGCAGCCGCGCCAGTCAGGTGAGCCCTCTGGTCCTGACTGCGGACACCCGTCCGCTGATCCGCCGCATCTGTCTGGCCGTGGGAGGGTCTCCCCTCGGCGTGGAACTCTCGGCCGCGTGGACCGGCGTGCTGCCCCTGGAAGCCCTGGCCGACGAGCTTGAGCGCGACGCCCTTCACCTGGATTTTCCCATGGTGGACCTCCCGGGCCGGCACCGTAGCCTCGCCCGTGCGCTGGAAGCCTCCTGGCAGCGCCTGAACCCCGAGCAGCAACAGGTGCTCGCTCGCCTGACTGTCTTTCGGGGCGGGTTCAGGTGGGAAGCCGCCCGGGTCGTGGCGGGCGCCACCCTGAATACCCTCGAAGAGCTCACGGCCAAAGCCCTGATCACACTCCTGCCCGGGGGCCGGTCCTCGTTTCACCCGCTGGTGCGGGCGTTTGCGATCAGCAAGCTGGCTCCGGATGATGCACGAGAATGGGCTGTCCGGCACGCCACCCACTTCCGGGAGCGGCTCACTCTCCTCAACCATGAGGCGGGCGGCGCGGCGTCTCCGGCGCTGGTCACGCTGCTGCGTGAAGAGGAAGCGAACATCCGTGCGGCCCTGCAGTGGCTGATCTCCCAGGGCGCGTATGCGGACCTCGCACTGATGGCCGAACCGGTGCTGTGGTCCTACCCGCTGATGGGCCGTTTCCAGGACGGTCTGGCCTTCTGTGAAACCCTGCTGCCCAAACTGCAGGAGCCGCCGGCACGGCAGGCGCGTGCGTCGTTCATGATCGGATACGCGTGGCTTACCCTGTTCACCAACGACGTGCCCCGGGCACTGGCACTGGGCCAGGAAGTGCTCAGCGTGGTGGCTGACCAGGAGGACCCGCTGTTACGTCTGCGTGCCCTGGATGGATACGGACAGGCGTGTGTCCGTGCGCTGATGCTGACCGAGGGCCGGGAGGTGTTGCGCCAGGCGGAGACCATCGCTCGTGAGTTAGGTGACCCGACACGCCTGATGCGGACGCTGAACAACCTGGGCCTGGCCTCGGCGCTGCTTGAGGCCTTTGACGAGGCCAGGCGGTGTAATGGCGAGGCGTACGCGTTGTACACGGGTGGGCACGTACCACCTGGAATGGACGTGATCTGGCTGCTGTCCAGCATTAGCGTGGAATGGATGCTGCAGAATGACCTGCTGGCGTCACGGACCGTTCTGCTCGAGGCGCTGGGCATGATTGAGGCTTTGGGGGTGCAGGGACAGGAGCCGATCGTGTCGTCTGTGCTGGGTCTGGTGGAGTTGGAACTGGCGCTTCAGCAGCGTGAACAGCCCAATCTCGAAGTGCTGAAGGCGCGTGTGGAACAGACGCTCGCGAGCAGCGTGATCAGTGGGGAGTTGTTCGCGAGGACGCTGTCACGCGGCGTGCATGGCCGACTGTCCTTGCTGGACGGTCTGCGAAGAGACGGAGCAGTGGCAGTATTGACCAGCCTGTCGGAAGCCTGGGAGACGCGTAATCTTGTGGTCTTCACGTGGTTGCTGCCGTACGGGGTCCTCGCTTTGAAAGTGGCCGGGGATGAAGTTGGTGCGGCGGCGCTTGCGGCATTTATGGCCCAGCCCGCTTCTGGAAGCGTCTGGGAGCGGAGCCGGAGTGAGCGAGAATCGCAGATGGCATGGAGTGGAAGCCCGAAGTCGGCCCAGGGATCCGTGAGGATCGGTTCCGCCAGCGAGGCAGCGAGGCGGATTCAGGCTGTTCTGACCTCTCTGCCCACAGATGAGGATCAGGCAACCCATTGA
- a CDS encoding spermidine synthase — translation MIPWVPLARAAIPGTQQDLCLYRRGDQLEFSIQISGYISELMNSRMHASEDALAELGCAVIAERPAPRVLVGGLGMGFTLAAALKALGPDGVVTVAELVPEVVEWNRGPLGECAAFPLKDPRTQVHVGDVAELLRQGHAAYDAVLLDVDNGPEGMTHHGNNWLYSPHGLAATQRTLRPGGVLAVWSATPDERFTRRLRQAGFRVDVRTVRARPGKGAHHTIWLAHRTQGAAVIPARTPQRSRRRRSARP, via the coding sequence ATGATTCCCTGGGTTCCGCTGGCCCGCGCGGCCATTCCCGGCACCCAGCAGGACCTGTGTCTGTACCGCCGTGGCGACCAGCTGGAGTTCTCCATTCAGATCTCGGGTTACATCAGCGAGCTGATGAACAGCCGCATGCACGCCTCCGAGGACGCGCTGGCCGAGCTGGGCTGCGCGGTGATCGCGGAGCGCCCGGCGCCGCGTGTGCTCGTGGGGGGCCTGGGCATGGGCTTTACGCTCGCCGCGGCCCTGAAGGCGCTGGGACCGGACGGCGTGGTCACGGTGGCCGAGCTGGTACCCGAGGTCGTGGAGTGGAACCGGGGCCCACTGGGCGAGTGCGCCGCCTTTCCACTGAAAGACCCCCGCACCCAGGTCCATGTCGGCGACGTGGCCGAGCTGCTGCGGCAAGGGCACGCCGCCTATGACGCCGTGCTGCTGGACGTGGACAACGGCCCCGAGGGCATGACGCACCACGGCAACAACTGGCTGTACTCGCCACACGGACTGGCGGCCACGCAGCGGACCCTGCGGCCTGGCGGCGTGCTGGCGGTCTGGTCTGCCACACCGGACGAGCGCTTTACCCGGCGCCTCCGGCAGGCAGGCTTCCGGGTCGACGTGCGCACGGTGCGTGCCCGGCCCGGCAAGGGGGCGCACCACACCATCTGGCTGGCCCACCGGACGCAGGGGGCCGCCGTCATACCGGCCAGAACCCCCCAGCGGAGCCGGCGGCGGCGAAGCGCCCGGCCCTAA